Proteins encoded in a region of the Vicia villosa cultivar HV-30 ecotype Madison, WI unplaced genomic scaffold, Vvil1.0 ctg.003278F_1_1, whole genome shotgun sequence genome:
- the LOC131640701 gene encoding uncharacterized protein LOC131640701 yields the protein MKSIIRKWNCDVFGWIDLQVCEKVDNLNALDRMIDDQHGEDISSLVEDRYKVTEEFRKTLKLKECMLRLKSRQLWLNERDKNTRFFHKSLKTRRRRNAISAIMGRNGLVEWVDGVKEEVKHHFEEFFRENSRSRPESIDLNFKRLSEEDSRWFDRPFTEAEVKDAVWDCDGNKSLGPDGFSFAFFKNC from the coding sequence ATGAAATCTATAATAAGGAAGTGGAATTGTGATGTCTTCGGTTGGATCGATCTTCAGGTGTGTGAAAAAGTGGATAATCTGAATGCTCTTGATAGGATGATTGATGATCAACATGGAGAGGACATCTCGTCTTTGGTAGAAGATAGGTATAAAGTAACTGAGGAATTTCGGAAAACTCTGAAGTTGAAGGAATGCATGCTTAGACTAAAATCAAGGCAGCTATGGCTAAATGAAAGAGATAAAAATACCCGATTCTTTCATAAATCTTTGAAGACTAGGAGGCGGAGGAATGCAATCTCTGCTATTATGGGGCGGAATGGCTTAGTAGAATGGGTGGATGGAGTGAAAGAAGAAGTGAAACATCATTTTGAGGAGTTCTTTAGAGAAAACAGCAGGAGTAGACCTGAATCGATTGATTTAAATTTTAAGAGATTAAGTGAGGAGGATAGTAGGTGGTTTGATAGGCCTTTTACGGAAGCTGAAGTCAAAGATGCAGTATGGGATTGTGATGGGAATAAAAGTTTGGGGCCTGACGGTTTTTCCTTTGCTTTCTTCAAGAATTGCTAG